One Helianthus annuus cultivar XRQ/B chromosome 7, HanXRQr2.0-SUNRISE, whole genome shotgun sequence genomic region harbors:
- the LOC110866138 gene encoding uncharacterized protein LOC110866138, with protein MVCIRKKNPKIHTQEHKLCSNDTFRESTKLQTHAPRSISRSGFKTFKKESENTEDGEFAFAITLWKEELLNHDNCTWLSIGDASYPSSCSKDNGLSSCMDLKIDAWFISLLSTDSPIHDTFLDTKTTFFDGSRVNPMEEASLILDQRKVLDEYIVFQEHLEEEEVVSSLSWLENESSNGQTLDKKSKSKSKRAYFDSGDDEHSLFSSSFSSDYSSEIMDLEDIGVDEPLFWPFNSASDWGSEYKQDFLIMSPCKKDGNSPKGKNMVAEEVDRLTEKYERKHKIVLEDLLLVDKLNVDGVIIEQVLGLGEFDGHEGVEYEFNIDHFSIV; from the coding sequence ATGGTGTGCATTAGGAAGAAGAATCCAAAAATTCACACACAAGAACACAAGCTATGCTCAAATGACACATTTCGAGAATCAACCAAACTCCAAACCCATGCGCCGCGCTCTATCTCTAGATCCGGTTTCAAGACTTTTAAAAAAGAAAGCGAGAATACTGAAGATGGTGAATTTGCATTTGCTATTACTTTATGGAAAGAAGAATTGCTTAATCATGATAACTGCACATGGTTATCAATAGGTGATGCATCATATCCATCATCATGTTCCAAAGATAATGGTTTATCAAGTTGCATGGATCTTAAAATAGATGCATGGTTCATTTCCTTATTATCAACAGACTCACCAATACATGATACATTTTTAGATACTAAAACCACATTCTTCGACGGGTCGCGTGTGAATCCAATGGAAGAAGCGTCTTTAATTCTTGATCAAAGAAAAGTATTGGATGAATACATTGTTTTTCAAGAGCATTTAGAGGAGGAAGAAGTTGTTTCATCACTTTCATGGCTGGAGAATGAGTCATCTAATGGTCAAACTTTAGataaaaagtcaaagtcaaagtcaaaacgGGCCTATTTTGATAGCGGCGACGATGAGCACTCATtgttttcttcttcttttagctCTGATTACTCATCAGAAATCATGGATTTGGAAGACATTGGTGTCGATGAGCCGCTTTTCTGGCCGTTTAATTCGGCATCTGATTGGGGTTCAGAATATAAGCAGGATTTCCTCATTATGTCCCCTTGTAAGAAAGATGGTAATTCGCCAAAAGGCAAGAACATGGTAGCGGAAGAAGTTGACCGTTTGACCGAAAAATATGAGAGAAAGCATAAAATAGTATTGGAAGATCTTTTGTTGGTTGATAAGTTAAATGTAGATGGTGTGATCATTGAACAAGTATTGGGGCTTGGTGAGTTTGATGGACATGAGGGTGTTGAATATGAGTTCAACATAGATCACTTCTCTATTGTCTAG
- the LOC110867579 gene encoding uncharacterized protein LOC110867579 has protein sequence MGSLSHESISTISERIFHNQQHPDQETQTQSGLLNTRPKNSFRKKNNQVFLEGYVEASDEDDLVTAKSLTDEDLDELKGCFDLGFGFSYDEIPELCNTLPALELCYSMSQKFLLDDQQKSPDPPEESMSETGSPPPSAPIANWKISSPGDDPEEVKARLKYWAQAVACTVKLCNSQLS, from the exons ATGGGAAGCCTGTCACATGAATCAATCTCAACAATCTCCGAAAGAATCTTCCACAACCAACAACACCCAGATCAAGAAACTCAAACTCAATCTGGGCTTTTAAACACACGGCCCAAGAACAGCTTTAGAAAGAAGAACAATCAAGTGTTTCTTGAAGGGTATGTAGAGGCATCAGATGAAGATGATCTTGTAACAGCAAAGAGTTTGACTGATGAGGATTTAGATGAACTGAAAGGGTGTTTTGATTTAGGATTTGGGTTTAGTTATGATGAGATTCCTGAGCTGTGTAACACTTTGCCTGCACTTGAGTTGTGTTATTCTATGAGTCAGAAGTTTCTTCTTGATGATCAGCAGAAGTCGCCGGATCCGCCGGAAGAGTCGATGAGTGAAACCGGATCTCCACCGCCGTCTGCTCCGATTGCTAATTGGAAGATTTCTAGTCCTG GTGATGATCCTGAGGAAGTGAAAGCAAGGCTCAAGTATTGGGCACAAGCAGTAGCTTGCACAGTTAAACTATGCAATTCACAACTTTCTTGA